One Paenibacillus sp. SYP-B4298 genomic window, GAGATGACCATCGCAAATTTCATGTAGATGCCAATGCCGTCCCACAGGGAGAACGTATGCAGCGGCATACCGCTCAACGGCTCCTGGCTCATTAAGTAATCATATGCCGGCTTGGCAATAAACAGGCCTACGACTAGGCCGATTACAAAAACAGACAGCACGGCGATGAGCCGTTTGCGGAGCTCCCCGATATGCTCTAGAACCGACATGGAGCCTTCTTGCCTGCTGGTAGATTCTGCTTCCTGCTGAGCCAAACTGAAAGCTCCCCCTTCCCGTTACCGCAAGCTAGGGCATGTCTTCCATCCCGATCAAGGGCAGCCTTCGCCGATTGTCATCCCGTTCCGCCCTACTCGCCTCTGGCGTACCCTGGGTACATCTACAAGGAAGCGCACAGCTCGGAACAGCAATTCGGCAAAAGCTTCTCCCGTCGGGGTCGAATACACGCCCTAGAAGCGTCTCTTACCCTTCCTCCGGCATAAACTCCTGTTCGTCTCCTGCCTACGCAGCGACTGAGGGATGCCGGCGCAGCTTGTCTTAGCTGCTTAGTCTGGCAGCTTCTTGCTCCCCTGCTCGTCAGTCGTAACTGTATCGATCCGGTTCACTTCCTTGCGCTCAGGCTTCGGGTCGTCCTCCATAATATCCTTCGCGCCGTTCTTGAACTCGCGCAGCGTCTTGCCGAAGGCGCGTCCCAGCTCAGGAAGCTTGTTCGGCCCGAACAACAGCAACGCAACAATGACCAGCAATATAACGCCGGATGCTCCAATACCGCTCACTTGATTTCCTCCTTCATGCGAGTTAACCCGCGGGCCAACCCTGTATGTGTGTACATGCGCATACAGCCACCATGGACGCGAACGCAGACCATGCCAGCCTCGCAGGACAAATAGCAACAAGGGACTGGGCGGTATCATTCCTCCACAGTCCACAGCATTAGTTAATTATAACATAATGAGGGCAACTGCCATAGTACATTTACCTACAAAAATCGTCATTCCATCGGCTGGCCCGACAACATGCGAAGAGCATGCGGCAACTGATCCATAATCGCCATCAGGCATTCATGTACTCCCTTAGGGGTGCCGGGCAGATTCACGATCAGAGATTGACCTCTGATGCCGCAGATGCTGCGCGTCAGCATATAGCTGCGCGACTTCTGCATCGCGTAGAACCGCATCGCCTCGGCCAGCCCAGGCACCTCGCGATCAATGACCCGCTGTGTAGCCTCCGGTGTCAGATCACGGGCAGCCAGTCCGGTTCCTCCCGTAGTGAGCACAAGATCCGCCTGATAATAATCTGTCATCTCTATCAGCGCGGCCGTAATCTCATCCTGTTCATCGGGCACGATCCGGTAATCGACGATGACACCGCCAAGCTCCTCCTCAATCAGCTCCCGAATGACCTGAGCGCTTGTATCCTCGCGCTCTCCGCGCGAGCCTTTGTCGCTAGCAGTCAGTATGGCTACCTTCCATTGCATGAACAACCCCCCTGTCCATTTCATTGAAATCTAAAGGAAGTATAAGCTTCGCGCTTATATCCGGCTCCCATCTACACGCGGCGCGAAGCTTGGTGGCCGCGGACGGTCACCGCCGTCACCCCGCCCAATCGGCCGGGTACGCTCTGCACTCAGTCACGACCGCATCCAGCCGAAGGTCATGAGACTCCAGCGGCAGCATCGCAGGCGCAATGAGCTGTGCTTCGAAGGACAGACCAAGCCAGCGCGGAAGCGGCTGTACTCCCCCGGCGAGCAGCTTGCTGTAGTAGCGATCGTAATAGCCTCCCCCGTACCCAAGGCGCCCGCCCTCCTTGCTGAATGCCAATCCTGGCACCAACACCACATCCGGGATGCGTTCAGGCGGCCAGCGCCAGGCAAGCTTCGGGTCAGGCTCCATAATGCCGTATGCGCCCTGCCGCAGCTCGCTCAGGCTAGTGATCCGGTACAGCTCCATCTCTCTGGAGGGCAGCATGCACCGGGGCGCGGCGACCTCGATGCCGCGCTTCCACGCTCCCTGAATGAGTGGCATCGTATCTACCTCGGAGCGAAAGGATATGTAGACGAGCACAGTGGACGCCTGCATGCGCTCCAGCCCGGTCAATGCCGCAGCACAGGCGGCCTCCGACCATCTGCTTCGCTGCTGTGGAGCAAGACTGTCTCTTATCCCCCCCAGTTGACGCCGAAGCTCCTGCTTGCGCCCGTGAACCGCATGATTCTCCATATATTCTGATCTCCAGTAATTTCATGATTAGCTGCTCTTAGTTTACCATTGTTGCGATGGTTTAGCCAACCTGCAGACGAAGCTTATCGCGCTTGGACGCAAATTCATGTACACTGGTATATGACATCTTCAAACGGAGGTTTATTATGCTTCTTCAAGTATCCGACCTATCCAAAAGCTACAGCGTCAACGCTGTTCTATCTCATATTTCATTTCAGATCCAGCCGCGGGATCGCATTGGCCTCGTCGGTGTGAACGGAGCAGGCAAGTCGACGCTGCTCAAGATTATCGCCGGGGAGCTGACGGCTGATTCCGGCACCATCTACAAGGCCAAGGAGACACGACTCGGCTATCTCGCCCAGAACAGCGGTCTGCAATCCTCCCGTTCCATCATCGAGGAGATGCGGGAGGTATTCGCGGATCTGATCCAGACCGAGCGCGAGCTCCGAGAGCTGGAGCAGCAGATTGCCGACCCTGCGCTGCATGACGACGAGCAGCGGTACAACGAGGTGCTCACACGCTACGCCGCACGAACAGACTGGTTCAAGGAGCATGGCGGCTTCGAGATGGAGACCAAGATTCGCAGCGTGCTGCACGGGATGGGCTTTGGCGCCTTCGACCCGGCGACAATCATCTCTACGCTCAGCGGCGGACAGAAGACACGGCTCGCACTCGCTCGCATCCTGCTGCAGGAGCCCGACCTGCTCATGCTGGACGAGCCGACCAACTATCTGGATATTCCAACTCTGACCTGGCTGGAGGACTATCTGCGCGGCTATTCCGGTGCAGTGCTGGTCGTCTCCCATGACCGTTTCTTTCTCGATGCATTGACGACCGCTATTGTTGAGATCGAGCGTCACGCCGCGAAGCGATATACCGGCAATTACAGCCGCTATATCGAGATTAAAGCCAGCGAATACGAAGCAGCTATGAAGCAGTACGAAAAACAGCAGGATGAGATTGCCCGCATGGAGGATTTTATTCAGAAGAACCTCGTGCGCGCCTCCACCACCAAGCGAGCGCAGAGCAGACGCAAGGCGCTGGACAAGCTGGAGCGGATCGACAAGCCGCTCGGAGATCTCAAGAAGGCCAGCTTCGCCTTCCAGATTCAGCGGCAGACCGGCAAGGATGTACTCGATGTGGAGCAGCTTGCGATCACCTTCCCTGGCAGCAGTAGACCTCTGTTTGAGCAGGTCAGCTTTCAATTGAAGCGCGGCGAGACCGTTGCACTGATCGGCCCGAACGGGATGGGCAAGTCCTCCCT contains:
- the tatA gene encoding twin-arginine translocase TatA/TatE family subunit; the protein is MSGIGASGVILLVIVALLLFGPNKLPELGRAFGKTLREFKNGAKDIMEDDPKPERKEVNRIDTVTTDEQGSKKLPD
- a CDS encoding MogA/MoaB family molybdenum cofactor biosynthesis protein; the encoded protein is MQWKVAILTASDKGSRGEREDTSAQVIRELIEEELGGVIVDYRIVPDEQDEITAALIEMTDYYQADLVLTTGGTGLAARDLTPEATQRVIDREVPGLAEAMRFYAMQKSRSYMLTRSICGIRGQSLIVNLPGTPKGVHECLMAIMDQLPHALRMLSGQPME
- a CDS encoding 5-formyltetrahydrofolate cyclo-ligase yields the protein MENHAVHGRKQELRRQLGGIRDSLAPQQRSRWSEAACAAALTGLERMQASTVLVYISFRSEVDTMPLIQGAWKRGIEVAAPRCMLPSREMELYRITSLSELRQGAYGIMEPDPKLAWRWPPERIPDVVLVPGLAFSKEGGRLGYGGGYYDRYYSKLLAGGVQPLPRWLGLSFEAQLIAPAMLPLESHDLRLDAVVTECRAYPADWAG
- a CDS encoding ABC-F family ATP-binding cassette domain-containing protein, yielding MLLQVSDLSKSYSVNAVLSHISFQIQPRDRIGLVGVNGAGKSTLLKIIAGELTADSGTIYKAKETRLGYLAQNSGLQSSRSIIEEMREVFADLIQTERELRELEQQIADPALHDDEQRYNEVLTRYAARTDWFKEHGGFEMETKIRSVLHGMGFGAFDPATIISTLSGGQKTRLALARILLQEPDLLMLDEPTNYLDIPTLTWLEDYLRGYSGAVLVVSHDRFFLDALTTAIVEIERHAAKRYTGNYSRYIEIKASEYEAAMKQYEKQQDEIARMEDFIQKNLVRASTTKRAQSRRKALDKLERIDKPLGDLKKASFAFQIQRQTGKDVLDVEQLAITFPGSSRPLFEQVSFQLKRGETVALIGPNGMGKSSLLKTLVGELQPSAGSVRWGANVKLGYYDQEQTGLTPSNTVLEEVWSAYPHMEEARIRTVLGNFLFSGEDVKKKISTLSGGEKARVSLSKLMLLEANVLILDEPTNHLDLFSKEVLEAALMDYEGTLFFISHDRYFLNKMAERIVELTPQGMLHYLGNYDEMLEKKQELAELAQNVDDGKRAQQDTGISEAPGSSQASYEQEKQAKKEQRQRQRRLEQLEQSIAELEEEVGQLEEELAKPEVYQDYQQVQQLQTDIAEKKEQLALYYEEWEQLME